The nucleotide window TCGAGATCCGAGGCATCGCCCGCGGTGAAGCGCTGGTTGATCAGGTCGTAGGTCTTGCTGACCGCGCCGAGCGTGCGCTCGGACAAGGCGATCTGTTCGAGCAGCGCGCGCTCGGTGAGATACTGGACGGCCACTTCGGATGCCAGAGCGAGCTGGACGCCGCGGCGTGCTTCATCCGAAGCGAGGTAGTTTTCCAAAGCCGACTTGTTGAGGCTGCGGACACGGCCGAAGAGGTCGAGCTCGTAGGAGGTCACGCCGACGGTGGCACCGTAGAGGTGCGTCGTCGTTCCGGCGCTGCGGCCGCTGGCGGCCTCGCCGCCGACGCCGACGGTCGGGAACAGTTCGGAACGCGAGATGCGGTACTGGGCGCGGATCTGCTCGACGTTGAGCGCGGCGATGCGGACGTCGCGGTTGTTTTCCAGCGAGAGGGCGATGATGCGGCGCAGGCGCGGGTCGCCGAAGAAGCCGCGGGAATCGATGCCGTCCTTCGACGAGCCGCCGCCACCGTTCGGCCAACGGTCCGCGACGGGAGCGCCGGGGCGCTGGTAGTCGGGGATCAACGAGCAACCGCTCAACAGCAGCGGGATCAAGGGAATGAAGAGTCGGGAGTGCATGGGAAGTCTTTCTTTGTAGCCGGAGTGGTGACACTTCGGGTTGGGTGGATTCGCCCCCACCCAAGGGCTTGGTTCTCCGGAGATCGAAGGGCAATGGTTGTCTGAGGGATGGCATTGGTTTACCCCGCCCGAAGTGTTACCACTTCGGCTACGCCCCGGGATCACGCGGGTTCTTGCAAGCCATCATCTTCCATGGGAGCCGGAGCCGGTTTCGGCTTCTTTATTCCGAGTTTTTCCAACACCACGTAGAATACCGGCGTCAGGAACAAGCCGAAGATCGTCACCCCGATCATCCCCGAGAACACCGCCACGCCCATCGCCTGGCGCATTTCCGCACCGGCCCCCTTCGAGGTCACCAGCGGGAATACCCCGGCGATGAAGGCGATGGAGGTCATGAGGATCGGGCGCAGGCGCAAATGCGCAGCCTCCACCGCGGCCTCCACGATGCCCCTGCCCTCTTCGCGCAGCTTCACGGCGAACTCGACAATCAGGATTGCGTTCTTCGCCGCCAGACCGATGAGCACGATCAAGCCGATCTGCGTGAAGATGTTGTTGTCACCGTCCTTGATCAGCACGCCGGTCATCGCGGCGAGGATCGCCAGCGGCACGATCAGCACCACCGCGAACGGCAGGCGGAAGCTTTCATACTGTGCGGCCAGTACCAGCAGCACCAGCACGATGCAGAGCGGAAAGACCAGCACGCCGGTGTTCCCCGCCACCTGCTTCTGATAGCTGAGATCGGTCCAATCCAGCTTCATGCCCTTCGGCAAGGTCTCGGCGGCCAGCTTCTCCATCAGCGCTTCGGCCTGGCCGGAGCTGTAGCCGGGTGCGGGCGCGCCGGTGATTTCCGCGGCGGGATAGCCGTTGTAGCGCATCGCACGGTCCGGGCCGTAGGTTTCCTTCACATTTACCACCGAGGCGAGCGGCACCATCTGGCCGTTCAGGTTACGCGTTTTCAAGCGGCCGATATCCTCTGCACTGGCACGGAACTTCGCGTCCGCCTGCGCCACCACCTGATAGGTGCGGCCGAAGCGGTTGAAGTCGTTCACGTAAAGCGAGCCGAGGTTGATCTGGAGCGTGTCGAAGATGTTCGCCAGCGGCACGCCCTGCTGCTTCGCCTTCGCGCGGTCCACATCCGCATAAAGCTGCGGTGTGTTCACGGTGAAGCTGGAGAACATCCCTGTCAGTCCCGGGGTCTGGTTCGCCTTCGCGATCAACGCCTGGGTGGCGGTGTAGAGTTCGTCGTAGCCAAGACCGGCGCGATCCTCCACGTAAAGCTTGAAGCCCCCGGTGGTGCCGAGACCGTTCACCGGCGGCGGCGGGAAGATCGCCACGAAGGCCTCCTGGATCTGACCGAACTCCTTCTGGAGATCCGCCGCGATCGCCTTGCCGGACATGTCCGCGCCCTGGCGTTCCTCGAACGGCTTCAACGTGGCGAAAACGATGCCGGAGTTCGGACTGTTGGTGAAGCCGTTGATCGAGAGGCCCGGGAAGGCGATGGAATCCTGCACGCCGGGATGCTTCTTCGCGATCTCGGTCATGCGGCGGATCACTTCATCCGTGCGGTCGAGCGATGACGCGTCCGGCAACTGCGCGAAGGCGATCAGATACTGCTTGTCCTGTCCTGGCACGAATCCGGACGGCACCTTCTGATAGGTGCGCGCGGTCATGAACAGCAGACCGCCGTAAATGAGCAGGGCGACAAAGCTGAAGCGGATCACCCGTCGCACGCCGCCGGAATACTTCGCCGACGCCCAATCGAAGAAGCGGTTGAAAGGACGGAAGAACCAGCCGAACGCGCGATCCATGAAGCGCGTAAGCACGTCCTTCGGCGCGTGATGATCGCGCAGCAGCAGCGCGCTGAGCGCGGGCGAAAGCGTCAGCGAATTGAATGCCGAGATCACCGTGGAGATCGCAATGGTAATGGCGAACTGCTTGTAGAACTGACCGGTGAGGCCGGGCATGAAGGCGGTGGGGATGAACACCGCGGACAACACCAGCGCCGTCGCCACGATGGGTCCGGTCACCTCTCGCATCGCCCGCTTGGTAGCCTCCACCGGCCCGAAACCAAGCGCGATGTTACGCTCCACATTCTCCACCACCACGATCGCATCGTCCACCACGATACCGATCGCCAGCACCAGCCCGAAGAGCGAGAGCGCGTTGATACTGAACCCGAGCATGTGCATCACCGCGAAGGTGCCGATCAATGACACCGGCACCGCCGCCAGTGGAATGATCGAGGCCCGCCACGTTTGCAGAAACAGGATCACCACCAGCACCACCAGCAGGATCGCCTCGATGAGGGTATGCACCACCGCCTCGATCGAATGGCGAACGAACACCGTTGGATCGTAGGCGATGGCGTAGTCCAGACCATCCGGGAAATTCTTCTTCAGCTCCTTCATCGTCTCGCGGACCTTGTCGGACACCGCGATCGCA belongs to Luteolibacter ambystomatis and includes:
- a CDS encoding efflux RND transporter permease subunit; amino-acid sequence: MNFSDFFIKRPIFAGVLSILILLVGGISLWNLPVSEYPEVVPPTVVVTATYPGANPKTIAETVSTPLEQAINGVEGSMYMFSQATSDGVMTLTVTFKLGTDLDKAQVQVQNRVAQAEAKLPDEVKRIGVTTVKSSPDMTLVVHLFSPDNRYDDIFVRNYATLQVKDTLSRLEGVGQVQIFGSGDYAMRVWLDPNKIASRGLTASEVVAAIREQNVQVAAGAVGQQPNPNPVDTELLVNTKGRLINEEEFGEIIVKNGDHGQRTLLRDVARVELGASGYALRSQLNNKPAVALPVFQLPGANAIAVSDKVRETMKELKKNFPDGLDYAIAYDPTVFVRHSIEAVVHTLIEAILLVVLVVILFLQTWRASIIPLAAVPVSLIGTFAVMHMLGFSINALSLFGLVLAIGIVVDDAIVVVENVERNIALGFGPVEATKRAMREVTGPIVATALVLSAVFIPTAFMPGLTGQFYKQFAITIAISTVISAFNSLTLSPALSALLLRDHHAPKDVLTRFMDRAFGWFFRPFNRFFDWASAKYSGGVRRVIRFSFVALLIYGGLLFMTARTYQKVPSGFVPGQDKQYLIAFAQLPDASSLDRTDEVIRRMTEIAKKHPGVQDSIAFPGLSINGFTNSPNSGIVFATLKPFEERQGADMSGKAIAADLQKEFGQIQEAFVAIFPPPPVNGLGTTGGFKLYVEDRAGLGYDELYTATQALIAKANQTPGLTGMFSSFTVNTPQLYADVDRAKAKQQGVPLANIFDTLQINLGSLYVNDFNRFGRTYQVVAQADAKFRASAEDIGRLKTRNLNGQMVPLASVVNVKETYGPDRAMRYNGYPAAEITGAPAPGYSSGQAEALMEKLAAETLPKGMKLDWTDLSYQKQVAGNTGVLVFPLCIVLVLLVLAAQYESFRLPFAVVLIVPLAILAAMTGVLIKDGDNNIFTQIGLIVLIGLAAKNAILIVEFAVKLREEGRGIVEAAVEAAHLRLRPILMTSIAFIAGVFPLVTSKGAGAEMRQAMGVAVFSGMIGVTIFGLFLTPVFYVVLEKLGIKKPKPAPAPMEDDGLQEPA